In a single window of the Eshraghiella crossota genome:
- a CDS encoding AraC family transcriptional regulator: MLLVYENRTDGIVVEWKKTVHFPPHLHEAIEVVYVTDGDIELGVGQELYHMDEGDFAIVFPNVIHHYQVFGKKENKVIYLYLDPTLFPSYYKELQIYSPKNPVVKKEQVHPDVVNAIKYLAGITEGNPMLIQAYVQMILAHVFAEMPMVDKSTVGSDDLIYNAVEYVAKNFREKISLEKMAYDLCVSKYVLSRMFAKTFHCNFSKYVNGVRLNYAVAALENTMDSITNICLDCGFESQRTFNHVFKDRYKITPREYRKRMEHNNRNGSLGVRR; this comes from the coding sequence GTGTTATTGGTATATGAGAACAGAACTGATGGAATAGTGGTAGAGTGGAAGAAAACAGTGCATTTTCCACCACATTTACATGAAGCAATAGAGGTAGTGTATGTAACGGATGGGGATATTGAACTTGGAGTTGGACAAGAATTGTATCACATGGATGAGGGTGATTTTGCAATCGTGTTTCCAAACGTAATACATCATTATCAAGTATTTGGGAAAAAAGAAAACAAGGTAATATACCTGTATCTTGATCCGACACTGTTTCCTTCCTATTATAAAGAGTTGCAGATATACAGCCCGAAGAACCCGGTTGTAAAAAAAGAGCAAGTGCATCCTGATGTAGTAAATGCCATAAAATATCTGGCAGGAATAACAGAGGGGAATCCCATGCTGATACAGGCTTATGTACAGATGATTCTTGCCCATGTTTTCGCAGAAATGCCAATGGTTGATAAAAGCACAGTAGGGAGTGATGACCTGATTTATAATGCGGTAGAATATGTAGCTAAAAATTTTAGAGAGAAAATCAGTCTTGAAAAAATGGCATACGATTTGTGTGTAAGCAAATATGTGTTATCAAGAATGTTTGCAAAAACCTTTCACTGTAATTTTAGTAAATATGTGAATGGAGTCCGGTTAAATTATGCAGTTGCGGCACTGGAAAACACAATGGATTCCATTACAAATATATGTCTTGATTGTGGGTTTGAAAGTCAAAGAACTTTTAACCATGTTTTTAAGGACAGATACAAGATTACACCAAGAGAGTACAGAAAAAGGATGGAACACAATAATAGAAACGGCAGCTTGGGGGTACGCAGATGA
- a CDS encoding methylglyoxal synthase has product MIKYLTMTIEKQKNIALIAHDGKKQDMLKWCMDNKEILQQHNLSGTGTTARMIADHVGLKIKGYNSGPLGGDQQIGAKIVEGNIDMVIFFSDPLAAQPHDPDVKALLRIAQVYDIPIANNIATADFMIHSTLMNEQYSHQIENFKNTVDVRVKEMQ; this is encoded by the coding sequence ATGATTAAATATCTTACAATGACGATTGAAAAACAAAAAAACATAGCTTTGATTGCTCATGATGGGAAAAAACAGGATATGTTGAAATGGTGTATGGACAATAAAGAAATTTTACAGCAACATAATCTGTCAGGAACCGGAACGACTGCGAGAATGATAGCAGATCATGTAGGATTAAAGATAAAAGGATATAACAGTGGTCCATTAGGTGGAGATCAGCAGATAGGGGCAAAAATTGTAGAGGGAAATATCGACATGGTTATTTTCTTCTCCGATCCACTGGCAGCACAGCCACATGATCCAGATGTTAAGGCACTTCTTAGAATTGCACAGGTGTATGATATACCGATTGCAAATAATATTGCAACAGCGGATTTTATGATTCATTCCACGCTTATGAATGAACAGTATTCACATCAGATTGAAAATTTTAAAAATACAGTGGATGTCAGAGTAAAAGAAATGCAGTGA
- a CDS encoding helix-turn-helix domain-containing protein, translating to MDTGRKDANIQIGKRLREARLNMNLEKSEIADVLGVTVEHYRKLEAGITGISVDKVLTLYHKYGIDPTYLITGESSMKDFNLDYYVANSTKEQRNEFFDRVLAYLSKLIR from the coding sequence TTGGATACAGGAAGAAAAGATGCCAATATACAGATAGGAAAGAGACTAAGAGAGGCAAGACTGAATATGAACCTCGAAAAGTCAGAAATTGCGGATGTATTAGGTGTTACAGTGGAACATTATCGAAAGCTTGAGGCGGGTATAACGGGAATATCTGTAGATAAAGTGTTGACACTCTATCATAAATATGGAATTGATCCTACATATCTGATAACAGGCGAGAGCAGTATGAAAGATTTTAATCTGGATTACTATGTTGCGAACAGCACAAAGGAGCAGAGAAATGAGTTTTTTGACCGTGTGCTGGCTTATTTATCTAAGTTGATTAGATAA
- a CDS encoding LytR/AlgR family response regulator transcription factor, with the protein MLNIAVCDDSRTDVEMLESAFDKLAQYQFSYEVYFTAKELLKHVIDYGEMYHLYIFDIEMPEMNGLQLAKEIRKIDAKALFVFLTGYTQYVMDVFEVITFDYISKPITVEKLESVLLKAMQYLHMIKRDFVFQFRKNQFRISCDDIVYFEKKGRQAVIHTISENFKANMTTEEIWKQLDDKVFAHIHVSYIINLGHIRAIDGDEVVMDNEERLLIARSHKQNLKEKHMEFVRRMV; encoded by the coding sequence ATGCTTAATATTGCGGTCTGTGATGACAGCAGAACAGATGTAGAAATGCTGGAAAGTGCTTTTGATAAGTTAGCGCAGTACCAGTTTTCTTATGAAGTGTATTTTACAGCGAAGGAGTTGCTGAAGCATGTTATAGATTATGGAGAAATGTATCATCTGTATATATTTGACATTGAAATGCCGGAGATGAATGGTTTGCAGCTTGCAAAAGAAATCCGGAAAATAGATGCCAAAGCATTGTTTGTATTCCTGACTGGATATACTCAGTATGTTATGGATGTTTTTGAGGTTATTACCTTTGACTATATTTCTAAACCGATTACAGTGGAAAAGCTGGAGTCCGTTCTTTTAAAAGCCATGCAGTATCTTCATATGATAAAGCGTGACTTTGTCTTTCAGTTCCGAAAAAATCAGTTTCGTATTAGCTGCGATGATATTGTGTATTTTGAGAAGAAAGGTCGTCAGGCAGTGATACATACGATTTCAGAAAATTTCAAGGCAAATATGACAACTGAAGAAATATGGAAACAGCTTGATGATAAGGTCTTTGCCCATATTCATGTATCATATATCATCAATCTTGGGCATATCAGGGCGATTGATGGAGATGAAGTAGTGATGGACAATGAAGAAAGACTTCTGATTGCCCGCTCCCATAAGCAGAATTTAAAAGAAAAACATATGGAGTTTGTAAGGAGGATGGTTTAA
- a CDS encoding GHKL domain-containing protein, with the protein MEYVIRFAISLFDLAVFMYYFHSNKKMKPVSKVWIWAGFTIAAIIWTFVSSIKNPYLNLATLLIVLILLSFYYESGMWTRIINIVTFMGIGMLFEPVALLLLHAMNFHMGESYKYYFVMVICSFVRGNVMYILSKLISKKGMQIADFPKEILGVLVMVFAFTVLNCCFVILLSLEAGSEKSLLMCASIVISIVLTDYFMLYMMERFNYLVQKQYEDAMYREEMHYKDIYYEEAEKQNKEVQKLKHDMKHKLHELYHLLENSDGHELSEKIGAMCIEFEQIDEKQYSDNPIVDSVLRIKFGRAKARGIKVETSIRIPKKMQLDHGDIGVLYGNLVDNAVEACSKVPEEQRFVKIENKYQSGILLLVITNSKTGKKNKSLKTTKKDNIRHGHGVQSVRKVVEKYNGTVSFTDKGDIFEVSAMLYGIEVKE; encoded by the coding sequence ATGGAATATGTGATACGCTTTGCCATCAGCCTGTTTGATCTGGCAGTGTTTATGTATTATTTTCATTCCAATAAGAAAATGAAACCAGTATCAAAGGTATGGATATGGGCTGGATTTACCATTGCTGCAATTATATGGACATTTGTCAGTAGCATAAAAAATCCGTATCTGAATCTTGCGACTCTTTTGATTGTGCTTATACTGTTATCATTTTATTATGAATCAGGAATGTGGACGAGAATTATAAATATTGTGACATTCATGGGTATTGGAATGCTGTTTGAACCTGTAGCCTTGCTGTTACTCCATGCTATGAATTTTCATATGGGAGAAAGTTATAAATATTATTTTGTAATGGTAATATGCAGCTTTGTTCGTGGAAATGTGATGTATATTCTGTCAAAATTGATTTCAAAGAAAGGGATGCAGATTGCTGATTTTCCGAAAGAAATTTTGGGTGTGCTTGTTATGGTATTTGCCTTTACGGTGTTGAACTGCTGCTTTGTTATTCTTTTGTCATTGGAAGCTGGCAGTGAAAAAAGCCTGCTTATGTGTGCCAGTATTGTAATTTCCATTGTCCTGACAGATTATTTTATGCTGTATATGATGGAACGTTTTAATTATCTTGTGCAAAAACAGTATGAGGATGCAATGTACAGGGAAGAAATGCACTATAAAGACATCTATTATGAAGAAGCAGAAAAACAGAATAAGGAAGTGCAGAAGTTAAAGCACGATATGAAACATAAATTGCATGAACTGTATCATCTGTTGGAAAATAGTGATGGGCATGAACTTTCAGAGAAAATCGGTGCGATGTGCATAGAATTTGAGCAGATAGATGAAAAGCAGTATTCTGATAATCCAATCGTAGATTCTGTGCTCCGCATTAAATTTGGCAGGGCAAAGGCAAGGGGGATAAAAGTAGAAACATCTATTCGTATTCCAAAGAAGATGCAGCTTGATCATGGGGATATAGGTGTATTGTATGGAAATCTTGTGGATAATGCGGTAGAAGCCTGTAGCAAGGTGCCGGAGGAACAGCGTTTTGTAAAGATTGAAAATAAGTACCAGTCGGGGATTTTGCTTCTTGTAATAACAAACAGCAAAACAGGAAAGAAAAATAAAAGCCTGAAAACAACCAAGAAAGATAATATCCGACATGGGCATGGTGTTCAGAGTGTCCGCAAAGTGGTAGAAAAATACAATGGAACGGTAAGTTTTACAGATAAAGGGGATATATTTGAGGTTTCAGCAATGCTCTATGGAATTGAAGTGAAGGAATAA
- a CDS encoding cyclic lactone autoinducer peptide produces MSKLRRLMNRLSHGALTSVAALALTVTATNMNRCCWFIFGQDKLPDNAKKLRKF; encoded by the coding sequence ATGTCAAAATTAAGAAGATTGATGAACCGACTCAGTCATGGAGCATTAACCAGCGTGGCAGCACTTGCCCTTACGGTAACTGCAACCAATATGAACCGTTGCTGCTGGTTTATTTTCGGACAGGACAAGTTACCGGATAATGCGAAAAAACTTAGAAAATTTTAA